Below is a window of Humulus lupulus chromosome 2, drHumLupu1.1, whole genome shotgun sequence DNA.
ACCTCAAAACAAAATAAAGTCAATTAATCATAATAGAAATTTTAATACAAATCACGTAAGCAACATTAGGATTACACCGAACTTTCAGATATAACTCGCaaaataacatataaatcataataTTGCCAAAATACAAACACTAGAAAAAACTAGGACGCTTACAAAATTTGTATAATTTTTGGACTTTTcatgaaattttttaatttattagactTTTTTAGATTTTATTATGGAATTTTTAGATGATATTTCTTACGAGGCTTTTACACTTTTTTGATTTAAATTGTCTCTTGACCATATCATTAGGATAACTCATCATCAGTAACCAAACCAAAACCCACAAAGAACAAAACTGAAAAGAAAAATGGAAGTAGCATCCTTGCTTCCAAGGCCAAAATTATCAACGAATCTAACTTGGTCTAGAACTCAAATCAATTCAACTGTCAAACCACTACACCAACCAATTGGGAGCAACAAAGAGAGTCTTGAATCCACTACACCAACCATGGCGGAAATCCTAGAGGTCTCACGAGCCCAAAAACTGGACCTTCGACTACAAACTCTAGGACCCTTTTTCAGAATCACAGCCAAGAGCTTAGAAACGAATAATGAGCTAGGTAGAGCAGAAGGAATCATAAGGGTGTGGCTGGGAGGGAGAGTTCTTCACTTGGATTCCATTAGACTCCGAAAAGAGACTCTGGGAATGGAGAAGTCAATCTTTGGAATTGGTCTGTTCATTGGAGCTGTTGCCATTCGATATGGGTATGACTGTGGTTGTAGGACGGCTGAGTTGCTGGCTATCAATGATTCTGAGCTTTACCACCAAAAGGTTTTACTTTTCTCTTCCCTTCATTAatgtttgttttctttttctgggtatTGAGTGGCTGAGACTGAGAGGAGACTTGTTTTGTTGTTCTGTTTTGGGTGGTTTTCAGCTTGTGAAATTCTACAGAAGAATCGGTTTCAAAGTGGTGCGTGAAGTGAGTGGTTCGACATTGGGTGACTTTGGCCACATGTTGGTGTGGGGTGGAGTTGGGACCCGAATGGATGCCCTTATCGAAGAGCTTCTTGTGAAATGGTGCACCAGGTTCAAGCCACTCAAGTCTGATGGCAAAGCACCCACCtagtaaaaaaaaaactaccGAATTGTCTAATAAAATTTGTAACATTGTATTCTCTATCCTCTCTTTTTGATTGTGTTTATATTACTAGTTATTCtagataaatatttttattatgaaatatttttttcaaaaaatcatgTAAAATGGATAATATATTGTCTCCATTCATCTCTTTTAGACGTCTTGTGTTTTATTAGTTTGTCACTTCTTTATAAATGGGAAAGATTGAATTTTGTCGGTAAACAATAAAAATCATTTGGAGAGAGGCAGGAGAGAGACCCAGAGAGAGTGTGGAGGAGGGATTGATTTTGAAGGGGGCGATTGATGTGGGGTTCCATTGCCTGCGTCAGTACACGACTTCTTCGCCACTTTCCTCCTCTCCTTCCCCGAGTTTCTTCTTCTCCCACCACACTTCTCACAGACGACGACACCATCACCGCCCGCTCTTCTTTCGCATCCTTTGCTTCTCGTTCCAACCCAAACCCAAGGTTAGCtacctttcctttctttcttttttctcaaTTGATGAAACAAAGTAAGTAAACCTTTTCTATACTCGTGTGTTTTGATGCCCTTTATTGCTTTTCTGTTTGTTTTGTTCCATTTTCCAATCAATTTGTCATTTTTCTTTTTTGGGCAATTTTTCAATCTgggattaatatatatatatatatatatatttgtagtgGTGGCAGAGGAAGAGATATGGAGATGAAGAGTGATCGAGAAAGATCGAGAGGTCGTGGAGGAGGAAGAGGTGGTGGCGGTGGCTCTGGTAAAGATAAGATTGATGCACTTGGGAGATTAATGTAAGAACCACATTACTTGCTTAGTATATTCTTTTGCTTACTTTTGTTTTCATCATTATTGATCATTATCATGGATTTCATGCTATGGAGTGTACAAACATTAAATTTTGTCCTATTAAAAGAAAAGGAACAAAACCAGGAGTTAGATGTAATAGATAGGCAAAGCAATTAAATTTTATGGGGTTCAATGCAAAATGGTTAGCGATAAAAAAGTAAAGTTCCACTGAAGAGGGAGAGCATACAGATAGCTGGtttagtctctctctctctctttgttttctttttctcttatgCAATTGAAGGGCAATTGTTCTCTTACACTTTCTGGCCTCCAATTCATATTGCTTAATGCTATAATTCCTTCCAGGACACGTATTTTGCGCCATATGGCATCTGAATTAAATTTGAGTATGCGAAGTGATGGGTTTGTGAAGGTCAATGATATCTTACAACTGAATATGAAGACATTTGCCCATATCCCTTTAAGATCACATACGATTGATGATGTTAGGGAGGTCAGTGATCAGggatttctttttcttatttactATTTTAATGTACTTCATAATAGACCCTTATATTGTGTTGCACCCTGTGGTTCTCTGTTAGCTTTCTGCTTGGAAATGCAGGAATGGACACCTTGTTCATCATGTTTAATTGTATTACGTTTATGTtaattcataaacataaactGTTTTGATAGGTTACAATGTTTCATGTtattatccatttaaaatgcaTAAAATGTCTGAAGGAAGAACTTAATCTGTTTTAGGCCGTTCGGAAGGATAATAAGCAGCGGTTTAGCCTCCTAGAAGAAAACGGAGAGCTTTTCATACGTGCAAACCAAGGCCACACTGTTACGGTAATATATCCTCCTTTGCATTGTGTTTTAACTCGTATTAATTTCACTTAATGTAGATGCCAAACTGTTGAAGGAATAGTTCTAGAtcatcttctgcttcttcttgaGTATTCTTAATGGAGAACATGTCAACTACATCATTTCCTATTGAATTATTCAACTACTGTTTTGTTCTTAGCTAGTGCTGAAACTGCATATTTGCATTACAGAACTTAAGAATAACAGTCTGAATTGCCCAAATTTGCACGCAATATTAAGCTTTTCTTATCCACAGTACTAACAAATCTTTCCAAAAATGCAAAACAGTAATTTGCACTAACAGTTTTGTTTGATTGTTCATTTGTAACTTGCAGACAGTTGAGACTGAAAGATTATTACAAGCCATAGTTTCAGCTGAAGAAGTTCCaggtttctttctttctttctttttttttacaCGTTTTATTAAGCCACCCTATTACCAAAGGAGAAATTCCCTTGGTCAATATTTTTGAATTGACCTTTTTGTTTGGCTGACTGTTTTCTTTGCTCCTGATTTGCAGTGTGTGTACATGGAACTTACAGGAAGAATTTGGAATCTATTTTACAGTCAGGCCTCAaacaaatgaaaagattacatgTCCATTTCTCTCGTGGCTTGCCAACAGATGGCGAAGTCGTTAGTGGTAATATATAATTGACATTTCCATTTGTGTGTATTATTTACAACAATTCTAAACTTTCTGACAGCAAATTGTGAACCAGAGCATGAAACTCTGACATTTAGAATTTTAAAGGTGTTATGTGTGACCATCTATCAGTTCACATGAGTCAGTTTTTCTTAGTATGAGGCTCCAAGAAGCATTATTATCGTTATAAATACCAACATGATTTCGATTGTCAGGTATTAGGCGAAATGTAGAAGTCTTGATCTATCttgatgtgaagaaagctttggAAGGTAAGACAGTGATCCATGATGAAGTTGTTCTAGATTTAAGTTGATCATATTGATTGATTGATCTCTAATTGTTTATCTTCATTTTGGGCAGAGGGCATGAAGCTCTACATCTCAGACAACAAGGTGATCTTGAGTGAAGGTATAGATGGTGTTATACCTGTCAAGTACTTTGAAAAGATAGAATCATGGCCAGATAGAAAACCCATTCCTTTTTTGTCTTATGGATCAGATCAAAAACAagatttttaatattattattattttccttTTTGACCCATCAAATGGTTACTTTGAGAAAATCAATTGTGATACTTTTTTGCTCTTTTAATTGGTACATGTAACAATAGCTTCACATTTGAGCTACATGGTTAGTTTGGCTCACTTAGtagaaatttgacttttaatgcattaagTGGTACTGTATAACAAAATGACACTAAGCtaaaaaaacatcacatttttattctagtATTCCTTGGATTCTCAAAAATGTCCCTATCATaaattttcctcttttttttctcCAATTGTCTTCTCCCTCCCTTTCTCTCacgttttccctctctatctctcaagctcTCGTACACAAAAAAAACAAGGCAACTTAATCTATACAAATTTTCGAGCTTGGATTTCATGGGCAAGTTGTGAATCCTTTCAAGATAAGAGCtttattttggattttggatAAAAATCGTATaggtaaatatatatttgttatatgtagtgaggaaatcTATTTATCAACATTGTTTTTGCTATCTGTGTATGCtttcatgttttattgtaatttttcactgtcgAAATGGATTTTTGTTCATTTATTGGTTTTTTTTCTAGGGTTTT
It encodes the following:
- the LOC133819527 gene encoding uncharacterized protein LOC133819527 gives rise to the protein MEVASLLPRPKLSTNLTWSRTQINSTVKPLHQPIGSNKESLESTTPTMAEILEVSRAQKLDLRLQTLGPFFRITAKSLETNNELGRAEGIIRVWLGGRVLHLDSIRLRKETLGMEKSIFGIGLFIGAVAIRYGYDCGCRTAELLAINDSELYHQKLVKFYRRIGFKVVREVSGSTLGDFGHMLVWGGVGTRMDALIEELLVKWCTRFKPLKSDGKAPT
- the LOC133819526 gene encoding uncharacterized protein LOC133819526 isoform X1 — its product is MWGSIACVSTRLLRHFPPLLPRVSSSPTTLLTDDDTITARSSFASFASRSNPNPSGGRGRDMEMKSDRERSRGRGGGRGGGGGSGKDKIDALGRLMTRILRHMASELNLSMRSDGFVKVNDILQLNMKTFAHIPLRSHTIDDVREAVRKDNKQRFSLLEENGELFIRANQGHTVTTVETERLLQAIVSAEEVPVCVHGTYRKNLESILQSGLKQMKRLHVHFSRGLPTDGEVVSGIRRNVEVLIYLDVKKALEEGMKLYISDNKVILSEGIDGVIPVKYFEKIESWPDRKPIPFLSYGSDQKQDF
- the LOC133819526 gene encoding uncharacterized protein LOC133819526 isoform X2, coding for MWGSIACVSTRLLRHFPPLLPRVSSSPTTLLTDDDTITARSSFASFASRSNPNPRGRDMEMKSDRERSRGRGGGRGGGGGSGKDKIDALGRLMTRILRHMASELNLSMRSDGFVKVNDILQLNMKTFAHIPLRSHTIDDVREAVRKDNKQRFSLLEENGELFIRANQGHTVTTVETERLLQAIVSAEEVPVCVHGTYRKNLESILQSGLKQMKRLHVHFSRGLPTDGEVVSGIRRNVEVLIYLDVKKALEEGMKLYISDNKVILSEGIDGVIPVKYFEKIESWPDRKPIPFLSYGSDQKQDF